The Saccopteryx leptura isolate mSacLep1 chromosome 5, mSacLep1_pri_phased_curated, whole genome shotgun sequence nucleotide sequence AGACTTCTTCTAAAGCTCCTCTCCTTCACTCTCATCAGCTTCTTCTGACTCTAATTTCTCTTATTTAGCGTTGTGTTTAGCTTTCTCACCACAAACAAATTGTCTCCAGTGCAGCCGAGATTCCAGGAAGACTGCCAGGATACAAGGCCTTCAATTCCATAAAAAGGAAAGATACTAACTAAAAATGTATACATGTGCCCCCACAGTCTCCTGCACCCATTCACTGCCTGCTCACTAagcttctccccttcttcccacAAACAGCCCCAGGAGACACAGAATTCCAGTgtcactcttcctctctctcctccccccacctctctcatTTCTTGGCACATACAGTCATTTCCAGCACATAGCAAATCACAGCCATGTGCTGCCTGTGCCTGAAGGCCACCTAGCTTTCTCTGTGTTCTGCATTCCTCCCCCTGCAAGCCTGGGTGATTAAGTAGAGGCACACACAGGTTACAGTGTTGGGCAATTACTCCTAGTGACGGCACATAGGGAGGCAGAGCAAGGCCCAAATATGGCTTTTTTCACCCACTCTTCCAAAAACCAAACATCTTGTACCCGAGTACATTTATAAGCTGAGTCCTGTGCCTTAAGCCTACTAGATGATAACAGCTCCGTGGCGCTGACTGCTTTGTCTTCTTTTCCTCCAGCTCCTCTACAAGTGACTTCTCCAACTATGACCATGCTTATCTGAGGCGGAGCCCTGACCAGTGCAGTTCCCAGGGGAGCATGGAGAGCCTGGAGCCCAGTGGGGGATACCCACCCTGCCATCTCCTGTCCCCTGCCAAGTCGACCAGCAGCATCGACCAGCTCGGCCACCTCCATAACAAGAGAGACTCGGCTTACAGCTCCTTCTCCACCAGTTCTAGCGTCCTCGAGTACCCACCCCCTGGCATCTCAGGCCGAGAGCGTTCAGGCTCCATGGACACCGCTTCTGCTCAAGGCGGCCTCCTAGAAGGAATGAGGCAGGCAGACATTCGCTATGTCAAGACAGTCTATGACTCCCAGAGGGGAGTCTCAGCAGAGTATGAGGTGAACTCTTCAGCCCTGCTTCTCCAAGGCAGAGAGGCGCGAGCCTCAGCAGATGGACATAATGTTCCTCGGGGCAAGGGAGCGCCACCCCCATCCTGGAACCCACAGAGTCCCAGTTCCTTAGAGACTGCCACTGACAACTTGCCTCCTAAAGTGGGCgcacccctgcccccagctcgCAGTGACAGTTATGCGGCCTTTCGGCACAGAGAGAGGCCCAGCTCTTGGTCTAGCCTTGATCAGAAACGGTTCTGCCGGCCTCAGTCAACTTCCTCTGGCTCCCTGAAGTCTCCCTTCATAGAGGAGCAGCTGCACACCGTGTTAGAGAAGAGTCCAGAAAGCAGCCCCCCAGTGAAGCCCAGGCACAGTTACACCCAGAAGGCCCAGCCTGGCCAGCCTCTGCTGCCGACTGGCATCTACCCTGTCCCTTCCCTGGAGCCACACTTTGCCCACGCGCCCCAGCCCTCTGCAAACAGTAATGGCACGCTGTACCCTGCTCTTGCCAAGGAGAGTGGATATTCTGCTCCTCAGGGAGCCTGTGACAAGCTGGCTCCCCTTGATGAGAATGGAAACCAAAATGGATCTGGAAGACCTGAGTTTGCCTTCTACCAACCCCTAGAGCGTGACTCTTTGTCCCCAGGAGAGAGAACACCTGAAACTCCAGCCAAATGTGTCCCCTACAAAGTCCATTTCCCTTCAGTGCCTGAAAATGAGGAGGATGCCTGTCTGAAGAAGCATCCAGCCCCCCTCCAAGGCAACACCTTATATCCCAATGACAGAAAGAGCACCCCCAGCAGCAAGCCGTCTTCTAATTACCACAGCCTGCAGTCCCCGCAGGCTCAGGCCTGGCCAGTGGCCGAAGACAGGAGATGTTCCCGGCCCTCAGAGCCTTGGGAGAGTGACTTTCAAGACTACAATGCCAATCTCCGCCAGGGGCTGGAGAGAGAAGGCCTAACCCAGAGCCTACCCAACAACTTTGGTAAGACCAAGTCAGCCTTCTCCTCTCTTCAGAACATTCCTGAGAGTCTGAGAAGGCAGAGCAGCTTGGAGACAGGAGGTGGAGCCCAGGAAGGCTACCTGGACGGCTGGTCAACCTGTGTAGTCACTGCCAAGGCAGAGGACTCTGGAAGGAAAGCTGTTCCGGAGTACAGGAGCCATCTGGACAGGCCGGTTTCCTATCCTAGGCCCGAGGGGAGAAGTGGTGCTTCGACCTCTTTCTACCCTTCAGACCCAAGATCTGAAGAGCcggcctccccaccccaccagcaGGCGTCCGGCCCGGGCCGGAGGCGGCTCAGCTCCGGCGGCAGCGCCGCCCTGCCCGGCCTCCAGTACGGGAAGCCCCACTGCTCCGTGCTGGAGAAGGTCTCCAAGATTGAGCAGCGCGAGCAAGGGCGCCAGAGACCGCCCAGTGTGGGCAGCGCCCTTTATGGCTTTAACTACGGGCCCAACAAGATGGTCCCAACTTCCGGTACTGCCGGGCATGACTTCGAGGAGACAAAAGGCAGCGTCCGTTTCTGCGAACCCACTGAACCCCTAGGCAGTGGGGAGCCGCACTTCAAAAACGGGGAGCCCAAGCTGGAAGAGGCTTCCTGGCAGCCGTGTGGCCAGCAGCCAAAGAGGGGCGCCGAGGGCAGCCGAGGCTCCCCGCTCCGCGGCAGCGAGCCCCCGAGGCGGGACCCTCGCCTGCGCCGCAGCCAGAGCACCTTTCAGCTCTGCGGCGAGGCCGAGGAGGGCGCCCGGTGGCGGGACAGCAGGCCGGGCACACCCGAGTCGCCGGTGCTGGACGCCCCCTTCAGCCGCGCCTACCGGAACAGCATCAAGGACGCGCAGTCCCGCGTCCTGGGCGCCACCTCCTTCCGACGCCGAGACCTGGAGCTGGGGGCCGCCGGGGCATCCCGCGCCTGGCGCCCCCGCCCGGCCTCGGCCCACGTGGGACTGCGGAGCCCCGAGGCCGCGGCGGCCGCCTCTCCGCACACCCCGCGGGAGCGGCACAGCGTGACCCCTGCGGACGGCGACCGCGCCCGGCCAGCGCCCCCTGCCGCCCGGAGGGGCCCCCGCCGGCGCCTGACCCCCGAGCAGAAGAAACGCTCCTACTCGGAACCTGAGAAGATGAACGAGGTGGGGGTCGCGGAGGAGGCCGAGCCGGCGCCCTTGGGCCCGCCGAGGAAGGGGCTGCGTTTCCCGGAGAGCACGGTGGCCGACCGGCGCCGCATCTTCGAGCGGGACGGCAAGGCCAGCTCCACGCTCAGCCTGTCGGGGCCCGAGCTGAAGCAGTTCCAGCAGAGCGCCCTGGCCGACTACATCCAGCGCAAGACCGGCAAGCGGCCCACGTCGGCCACGGGCGGCGGCCCCCACGAGCCGGGGCCGCTGCGGGAGCGCGCCCACAGCACCTACCTCCAGCCCGAAGGGCCTGGGCTCAGCGCGGCCTCCAGCCTCTGCTCGCTGCGGGAGCCCGGCCTGCAGCCCCGCAGGGAGGCCGCCCTCCTGCCCGCGGCCGGGGGCAGCGGGGAGCCCCCGCGGGGGGCCCGAGATCGCAGCAGCTCCTTCGCCGGCGGCCGTCTCCTCACAGAAAGGCGACGTGGGGACCAAGCCCCGAGGGAGCTGCTGGATGGAACTAACAACAGTGGACCAAAGGGGACCCAGAGCGTGGACAAGACCCCTCGGGAGGCCTCGTCCTGGGCGTCCACGGCCGGGAGGGCCGCGAAGTCCATGTCAGCTGAGGACCTTCTGGATCGTTCGGATTTCCTGGCGGTCCCTGTCCACGTGAGGTCACGGTCCTCGCCCACTGCACACAAGAAGCGCCAGGTGGGTGCAGCCTCGGCCTGCCCTTTGGGCCCTGGAAGCCATGTTGTTGCTCCCCTAACCCCTCCACCCACGTCAGTGTTTCCTTTACTTGCGGAAGAGTAGCATTTGTTTTCAAGAGATGATTTCTCTCAGTGCCCCTATCTGATATCCTTACAGAGATAAAAGTAAAGAGTCATATAGTTGTATAGATGtcttaaatacatacatacttataaaaagatacctatataatatatgtgatatgtatgtataatacataccatatatacatattatatatacagcaCTTACTTCATTTTAGGAAGTCACTTCTCAGTGCAAGAGTGGTTGGGAAAagttagggttttcttttttgtttcttctttgcttttttttgtctttttttaattcaaggaATAAAGGCTGTCCcagagttttaaatattttagctttGCACCCACTGTGTTTCTGTTGGACTTTTGTATTTACAAAATAGAATTAATTGACTTTGAAAGGTTATTGAGTCCCAGGTCCTCAGCTAAGTATGCTTTACAGTTATCtcattaattctcacaataatccTATGCAGTAGAGTATATTATGCATGTCAAACCcgtgtctctctgactcccatcTGAGCTCTATCTGTGCACCATCCTGGTGAGAAAAGAGAATCACCGACATTTCAAGTCTAACATAAAAGGGTTTTCTAATAAAGGCTCCAAAGTATGCAAAGATTGTGAAGTGCTTTCCACTGGAAATTTCAGGCAGAGCTAGGAatagaacctgagtcctctgactCCTGGGAATCTATGAATTTCCCTAATTCTTAGCCCATCCTCAAGCTCCACATTCCACTGCAGAAAAGCGGCCTCCCTCGTGGTTCCCTTCCCACCTAAGGCAGTATTAGGAACTCACATACATGTTAGCACAGGAGAGAACACCCCTCCATGACCCTTTCTCTAATTGTGTTTTTCCTGGCAGAGAAGCATTTTAGAGTGTATTAGTATGAAAAGCACTGTATTACAAGAAGagttaaagtaaaataagtctcATGCCTTCCTGGCGTTCATAATTGAGCAAGGAGTGtgttcttaaatgtaaataacatGACTGGTGAATGCTTTGGGGACAgtgataaataatatattatgggAGGGAAAGTGATTTAATTCTAACTGAGGGGATCTTGGCTTCTCTTGAGGGAAGTGGGATTTGAACCAGGCTGTAAAGAATGGGCAGGATGTTCACAAAGGATTGGGGCTTGTGTGAGGCAAGCAGTATTGGAGGAAACAGCAGTCAGAACTGCCAGAGAGAAGTTTGTTTGCAGCACTGCTTCTGAAACACATGTACACAGAGCCTCTGAGAGAAAATACTGTGCTGCTGTGCCCTCCCAGATGTCTCCTGTTTGGGaatattcagaaatattttctctccAGTATAAACTCACACAAAATCTATAAAGTAATTCTCCATAATCCTTCAATAGCCATTTTCCTCTTCTGCAGATAGAACAGAGCTAGTTTCCACTCCTTATCCTACCACTAAAACACTTCTTAAATCcaaatatgtggccctggccagttggctcagtggtaaagcatcagcccagcatgtggaagtcctgagttcgattcccggccagggcacacaggaaaagcgtccatctgcttctccacccttctccctctcctttctctctctctctcttcccctcccctcccgcagccaacactctgctagagcaaagttggcccgggcgctgaggacggctccatggcctccacctcaggcactagaatggctccgattgcagcggagcatggccccctggtgggcatgctgggtggatcccggttgaacacatgccggagtctgtctgcttcccccctgcttctcacttcggagaaaaaaaaaatccaaatatgtACCATGCAATTTCAGCTAGTTTGGTGGGCTTTAGTCATTCAGTGCATGGCAGAacaagtgttttctttattttgctccCCATGTTCTAAAGGAAACAAATCTTTAGTCAAAAACTGAATCCTCTTCTGTATTTGTATCCCCCACTAGATGTCATTCTCCCTTGGGGAATCAGTTGTATACAAATGTTATTTTACCTTCACTCCACCAACTATTTCTCAAGCCTGGTAAACTGGGAACTAGAGCTAAAACATAGGTGTTGTGGATTCCTTCAAACCCAAAGACAGACTTTATATTATCGGAAAAACTTTTTAGAAAGACAACTAAATACTGAACATTATTTAGGTACcctcttcaataaaaaaaaaaagccatatgtAGATAGTATTTAATTTGGGGAATATGACACCAGaggaggaaaatatttcaaaatgaaatactTTAACTGTGCTACTTCACTCCTAGAAATTCTGAAAACAGGTTACCGTCCCCCAGATTGTAACTGTGCCAAGGCTGTGTTCTTAGCTTcaactccccccgccccccaccagcAACCAGACCTTGCCTGGCCTGGGACCTCGGCCATGGCAGGGTTTGATCTGTTTTCTTCATACAGCTGTCATCTatctgaacaaaacaaaattagtcTTACTACCTAATTATCAtggttatttcaaaatattatattcttatattagaaaaataaccCCGGAACTTGACTATTATCATTAAGCTTTGATGAAGGcgttaaataaaaattgttctcgcctgacctgtggtggcacagtggataaaacgtcgaccttgaaatgctga carries:
- the SHROOM3 gene encoding protein Shroom3 isoform X2 — its product is MMRTTENFEETRATLNPATTPTGRYIYLEAFLQGGAPWGFTLKGGLEHGEPLIISKIEEGGKADLVSSKLQAGDEVVHINEVALSSSRREAVSLVKGSYKTLRLVVRRDARADPGPADAGTPDSASPAHLASDPQHRKAAWSGGAKLRRKHRRSEPAGRPHSWHSTRFGENQPNASMMQISQGTIGTPWPQSYHSSSSTSDFSNYDHAYLRRSPDQCSSQGSMESLEPSGGYPPCHLLSPAKSTSSIDQLGHLHNKRDSAYSSFSTSSSVLEYPPPGISGRERSGSMDTASAQGGLLEGMRQADIRYVKTVYDSQRGVSAEYEVNSSALLLQGREARASADGHNVPRGKGAPPPSWNPQSPSSLETATDNLPPKVGAPLPPARSDSYAAFRHRERPSSWSSLDQKRFCRPQSTSSGSLKSPFIEEQLHTVLEKSPESSPPVKPRHSYTQKAQPGQPLLPTGIYPVPSLEPHFAHAPQPSANSNGTLYPALAKESGYSAPQGACDKLAPLDENGNQNGSGRPEFAFYQPLERDSLSPGERTPETPAKCVPYKVHFPSVPENEEDACLKKHPAPLQGNTLYPNDRKSTPSSKPSSNYHSLQSPQAQAWPVAEDRRCSRPSEPWESDFQDYNANLRQGLEREGLTQSLPNNFGKTKSAFSSLQNIPESLRRQSSLETGGGAQEGYLDGWSTCVVTAKAEDSGRKAVPEYRSHLDRPVSYPRPEGRSGASTSFYPSDPRSEEPASPPHQQASGPGRRRLSSGGSAALPGLQYGKPHCSVLEKVSKIEQREQGRQRPPSVGSALYGFNYGPNKMVPTSGTAGHDFEETKGSVRFCEPTEPLGSGEPHFKNGEPKLEEASWQPCGQQPKRGAEGSRGSPLRGSEPPRRDPRLRRSQSTFQLCGEAEEGARWRDSRPGTPESPVLDAPFSRAYRNSIKDAQSRVLGATSFRRRDLELGAAGASRAWRPRPASAHVGLRSPEAAAAASPHTPRERHSVTPADGDRARPAPPAARRGPRRRLTPEQKKRSYSEPEKMNEVGVAEEAEPAPLGPPRKGLRFPESTVADRRRIFERDGKASSTLSLSGPELKQFQQSALADYIQRKTGKRPTSATGGGPHEPGPLRERAHSTYLQPEGPGLSAASSLCSLREPGLQPRREAALLPAAGGSGEPPRGARDRSSSFAGGRLLTERRRGDQAPRELLDGTNNSGPKGTQSVDKTPREASSWASTAGRAAKSMSAEDLLDRSDFLAVPVHVRSRSSPTAHKKRQDVLLGENNGFGLVKDPCYLAGPGSRSLSCSERVGEEKLLLTHHPSPRWGGSGCKAVGASVPSECPGLLDHQRQASRVPGPRPLPTGMQGHLTDTRAAPLTALSSALPSPVPSNYCSQAASYQPTGRDSQTGQQLLPPYTPAVTHRSNGHSLAQPPSPRGHEPHSPEHGVEEGLRKRPPPLRVKWAHAVKENSLPEESSLPEFAKLKHYEKQQSNLPSSSSTSDPDTPLGVPSTPGKISLRISESVLQASPPPREDYDDEVFVKDLHATATSSPTFEVLPPPPPPPPPPSQEGPGKSWDDFPPPPPQALYEAQLHCEDHKELCPSSSKSANMTVAKERPIPGASHVAGSQILASRSQPSVRSLEASETSPPSTTGTLPQRAGSPPVLTQGLVHSPVSGSWGLDKSVSSSPQKTSEDIRTEALAKEIVHQDKSLADILDPDSRMKTTMDLMEGLFPRDVNLLQENSIKRKAMQRTVSSPGCDSKRSEAKEAVSTWVTCPAYYTVSAPKAELLNKIKAMPEELNEEEEQVDVNEKKAELIGSLTHKLEALQEAKGSLLMDIKLNNALGEEVEALISELCKPNEFDKYKMFIGDLDKVVNLLLSLSGRLARVENVLSGLGQDASNEERSSLNEKRKVLAGQHEDARELKENLDRRERVVLDILANYLSEEQLQDYQHFVKMKSTLLIEQRKLDDKIKLGQEQVKCLLESLPSDFTPKAGALALPPGLTGEVTPGGGCTSGGLFPALTSPL
- the SHROOM3 gene encoding protein Shroom3 isoform X5; this translates as MVLSKGGCLALILPRLGAQSLRRQQSLDARADPGPADAGTPDSASPAHLASDPQHRKAAWSGGAKLRRKHRRSEPAGRPHSWHSTRFGENQPNASMMQISQGTIGTPWPQSYHSSSSTSDFSNYDHAYLRRSPDQCSSQGSMESLEPSGGYPPCHLLSPAKSTSSIDQLGHLHNKRDSAYSSFSTSSSVLEYPPPGISGRERSGSMDTASAQGGLLEGMRQADIRYVKTVYDSQRGVSAEYEVNSSALLLQGREARASADGHNVPRGKGAPPPSWNPQSPSSLETATDNLPPKVGAPLPPARSDSYAAFRHRERPSSWSSLDQKRFCRPQSTSSGSLKSPFIEEQLHTVLEKSPESSPPVKPRHSYTQKAQPGQPLLPTGIYPVPSLEPHFAHAPQPSANSNGTLYPALAKESGYSAPQGACDKLAPLDENGNQNGSGRPEFAFYQPLERDSLSPGERTPETPAKCVPYKVHFPSVPENEEDACLKKHPAPLQGNTLYPNDRKSTPSSKPSSNYHSLQSPQAQAWPVAEDRRCSRPSEPWESDFQDYNANLRQGLEREGLTQSLPNNFGKTKSAFSSLQNIPESLRRQSSLETGGGAQEGYLDGWSTCVVTAKAEDSGRKAVPEYRSHLDRPVSYPRPEGRSGASTSFYPSDPRSEEPASPPHQQASGPGRRRLSSGGSAALPGLQYGKPHCSVLEKVSKIEQREQGRQRPPSVGSALYGFNYGPNKMVPTSGTAGHDFEETKGSVRFCEPTEPLGSGEPHFKNGEPKLEEASWQPCGQQPKRGAEGSRGSPLRGSEPPRRDPRLRRSQSTFQLCGEAEEGARWRDSRPGTPESPVLDAPFSRAYRNSIKDAQSRVLGATSFRRRDLELGAAGASRAWRPRPASAHVGLRSPEAAAAASPHTPRERHSVTPADGDRARPAPPAARRGPRRRLTPEQKKRSYSEPEKMNEVGVAEEAEPAPLGPPRKGLRFPESTVADRRRIFERDGKASSTLSLSGPELKQFQQSALADYIQRKTGKRPTSATGGGPHEPGPLRERAHSTYLQPEGPGLSAASSLCSLREPGLQPRREAALLPAAGGSGEPPRGARDRSSSFAGGRLLTERRRGDQAPRELLDGTNNSGPKGTQSVDKTPREASSWASTAGRAAKSMSAEDLLDRSDFLAVPVHVRSRSSPTAHKKRQDVLLGENNGFGLVKDPCYLAGPGSRSLSCSERVGEEKLLLTHHPSPRWGGSGCKAVGASVPSECPGLLDHQRQASRVPGPRPLPTGMQGHLTDTRAAPLTALSSALPSPVPSNYCSQAASYQPTGRDSQTGQQLLPPYTPAVTHRSNGHSLAQPPSPRGHEPHSPEHGVEEGLRKRPPPLRVKWAHAVKENSLPEESSLPEFAKLKHYEKQQSNLPSSSSTSDPDTPLGVPSTPGKISLRISESVLQASPPPREDYDDEVFVKDLHATATSSPTFEVLPPPPPPPPPPSQEGPGKSWDDFPPPPPQALYEAQLHCEDHKELCPSSSSKSANMTVAKERPIPGASHVAGSQILASRSQPSVRSLEASETSPPSTTGTLPQRAGSPPVLTQGLVHSPVSGSWGLDKSVSSSPQKTSEDIRTEALAKEIVHQDKSLADILDPDSRMKTTMDLMEGLFPRDVNLLQENSIKRKAMQRTVSSPGCDSKRSEAKEAVSTWVTCPAYYTVSAPKAELLNKIKAMPEELNEEEEQVDVNEKKAELIGSLTHKLEALQEAKGSLLMDIKLNNALGEEVEALISELCKPNEFDKYKMFIGDLDKVVNLLLSLSGRLARVENVLSGLGQDASNEERSSLNEKRKVLAGQHEDARELKENLDRRERVVLDILANYLSEEQLQDYQHFVKMKSTLLIEQRKLDDKIKLGQEQVKCLLESLPSDFTPKAGALALPPGLTGEVTPGGGCTSGGLFPALTSPL